From Candidatus Polarisedimenticolaceae bacterium:
TCGTGGGCGATGTGCGCCTGCGCCATGAGGAGATTGTCGTCGCCGATCCTCGTGATCCCGCCCCCTCCGGGCGTGCCGCGGTTCACCGTGACGTATTCGCGGATCGTGTTGCGCGCCCCGATCACGAGCCCGGTCGGCTCTCCCTTGTACTTGAGGTCCTGGGGCGGCCCACCGAGCGAAGCGAAGGGGGACACGGCGTTGTCGGGACCGAGCGTGGTCCGGCCGTCGATCACGACGTGCGACTCGAGGCGGCAGCGGTCGCCCACGACGACTTCGGGTCCGAGGACGCAGAAGGGGCCGATCACGACGTCGTCGCCGATCGTCGCGTCGGGATGGACCACCGCCCTGGGATCGATCGCCGCAGCGCCCATCGTCCTACTCCCGGTCGACCATCGCCGAGAGGATCTCCGCCTCGGCGGCGAGCTGGCCGTCCACTTCCGCGATCCCCCGCATCTTGCAGGTGCGGGAGCGGAGCTTCAATACCTCCATGGTCAAGCGGAGCTGATCCCCGGGAACGACCGTGCGCCGGAACCGCGCCTCGTCGATGCCGGTGAAGAAGACCAGGCGTTTCTCGCGATCGGGCATGTCGTGCAGCAGGAGCACCGCTCCGGCCTGCGCGAGCGCCTCGATGATGAGGACGCCGGGCATCACCGGCGCTCCCGGGAAGTGCCCCTGGAAGAAGGGCTCGTTGATCGTGACGTTCTTGATCGCCACGACGCGCCGGCCGGGCTCCATCTCCAGCACGCGGTCGACCAGCAGGAACGGATACCGGTGCGGAATCGAGTTCATGATCCCGCGAACGTCCAACGGTGCGCTCACGCCTCCCCCTTCGCCCGGTTCTCGAGCGCCTCGAGCCGGGCGCGCAGCTCGCGCAGCTCGGCGCGGAGCTCCGGGAGCTTCTTCAGCGCCGCCTGGGC
This genomic window contains:
- the fabZ gene encoding 3-hydroxyacyl-ACP dehydratase FabZ, with the translated sequence MSAPLDVRGIMNSIPHRYPFLLVDRVLEMEPGRRVVAIKNVTINEPFFQGHFPGAPVMPGVLIIEALAQAGAVLLLHDMPDREKRLVFFTGIDEARFRRTVVPGDQLRLTMEVLKLRSRTCKMRGIAEVDGQLAAEAEILSAMVDRE